The genome window ACGCCATGTGTATGAGTCTGTCCCCTTCTATACCAAAAAATTTGATGAACTTGGTGTCAAACCAGATGATATTCAGTCCTTAGCCGACATCGCGAAGCTTCCATTTACTACAAAAGACGATATGCGTGAGACCTACCCTTATGGACTTTTGGCTGTGAATGAAAAAGATATCGTCGAAATCCATACTTCTTCTGGTACTACGGGGACGCCCGTCCTGGGAGCCTATACGAAAGATGACCTGGCCATGTGGTCGGAAGTCATGGCCCGCTGTCTCTGTATGGCCGGCGGGACCCCCGATGATGTCGTTCAAAATGCCTACGGATATGGGATGTTCACCGGTGGTTTGGGAGTCCATTATGGATCTCATACTCTGGGGTGCAACACAATCCCTGCCGCTTCGGGTAATACGAAGAGGCAGCTCATGCTGATGAGAGATTTTAAATCTACCATACTGACCTGTACACCCTCTTACTCCCTGTATATGGCCGAAGCGGCCAAAGAGATGGGGATCGATTTCCGGGATCTTTCTCTCAAGTCCGGAATTTTCGGGGCCGAGCCCTGGAGTGATAATATGAGGAAAGAAATTGAGGAAAAGCTGAACCTTCAGGCATATGATATTTATGGATTAACCGAAATTGTCGGTCCTGGAGTATCCAATGAGTGCGAGGCACATGATGGTCTGCATATCAATGAAGATCATTTTTATCCTGAAATCATCAATCCTGAAACAGGGGAGGTCCTTCCCGAGGGAGAGAAGGGAGAGCTTGTTTTTACCACTATTACCCGTGAGGGAACCCCCATCATCAGGTATAGAACCAGAGATATTACCTGGCTCTGGCATGATCAATGCTCCTGTGGAAGAACGACTGTCAAAATGCACCGCCTTTTGGGCCGTACAGATGATATGCTTATCCTGCGGGGTGTCAATGTATTTCCCAGTCAGATCGAGAATGTCCTCATGCGGATTGAAGGGACTGAACCTCATTACCAGATTGTGGTGGATCGCGGAGAATCCCACTTGGATGAGGTTGAACTTCATGTAGAAGTGGAACCCGGTTTCTTCAGTGATGAAACGAAGTCTCTGGAAAAAATAAGAGCAAAAATTGCACAGGAAATAAAACAGGAACTGGGTATTGCCGTTATAATCAAGCTCGTGGAACCCAAATCTATCGCCCGGTCAGAAGGAAAGGCCAAAAGAGTCATCGATAAGAGAACCCTGTAGGATACAATCCTCCGTTTTTCACCCTCCTGGGAAAAGGGCTTTCTCGGTAGGGAAGGAGAATTTTTGGGGTTCATTAAGTAAATATCAGAGTTGTATTATTCACTCTGAAAATAGGAGTAAACATATGAAAGTTAAGCAAATTTCCGTATTCCTTGAAAACAAAAATGGTCGATTGGCCGAAGTAACTAGAATCCTTGCTGAAAAAAATATCAGCCTCAGGGCCATGACCATAGCAGATACTGCCGATTTCGGAATCCTTAGAATCATAGTCGAACAACCAGACAAGTGTTTAGAGCTGCTTAAAGAAAATAACTTTACAGCCCGTGTGACCGAGGTTATCGGTGTGCGCTTGGATGACAAGCCCGGGGCCCTCCATGATGTGATGCAGGTTTTTGAGGATAATGCAGTCAATATCGAGTACCTCTACTCTACCCTGATGCTCATGGATGACAAGGTCGTCATCATGTTCAAAGTGGATGACATTGATCATGGTCTGGATATCATTAAGAAAAATGGTATGGAGGCCATCACCGCGTTTTGAATACATATAATATGGTTAGATCGGAGCATCTCAATCACCACAATCACCTTTTTGGTGGACAGATGCTATTCTGGGTCGATGAGTCTGCCTGGTTGACAGCGGCCAGAGATTTTCCCGGGTATTGCCTGGTGACCAGAGGAATGGATCGGATCAGCTTTGAAAAAGCCGTAATCAATGGGTCCATCCTTCGTTTCCATGTTCTCCCTGCTCATCAGGGAACAAGCTCTGTGACCTACCAGGTGGATGTTCACGCCGATGCTCCCGGATCGGATGGAGAGGTCCTTGTCTTTTCCAATAAGGTGACCTTTGTCAGTATTGACTGCCATGGGAAAAAGGTTCCGCTTCCCAAGCGGGATAAATTGCGGTCTGTAGCAGAAGACTTCTCTCCATCTATCCCAGAGGCTTTAGGAACGCAACCGGCCAGTTGCCATGATGAGGATGAGAGTTGAAAGGGTAAAATCAAAAGGAGTCGGTTGGTATGATAAAAACTGAAATTTGTGCCGGTGTCTGCGGATTGAACACGACCCTCCGCGCCGAGAGCGGGGATGGACAGAATGTTATACTGGATATCCAGTCAGAATGCCCTGATATCAGAGCCATGGCAGATTCGTTCAAGAGCGTCGATGCCTTTACCGCCTGCTTCGGACCCATGATTGAGTCTCCTGTGTATATCTCGGCTTCCAGACATTGCTCTCATGCAGCCTGTCCCGTCCCATCGGGGATTATCAAGACTCTTGAAGCGGCTTGTCAGTTGGCACTTCCGGCTGATGTTGCTATTAAAATTGAAAAAGAGTAAAAAGCATCATCCTTATCCCGGTATGTATAGAATTGACACATCCTTACCGGTCAGGTCCTGGTTCTTTTGGAAATTCAGCGGATCGGGAACAGGTTCTCCATCAATAAGGAAATAGTAGGCGTAACGACCGGGTTTGATAGAAAGAACAGCGCTGTATAAGCCGGGTTCCTTTTCCCTGAGAGCCGTCATGTAGGGGTCCCAGCGGTTGAAGTCTCCGGCAAGATAGACCCTTTTTCCCGGACTTGTCTGAATATAAAACTCAACAGTTCCTTTCTCATCTCTTAATACCGGGCTGAGTTGCCTGACCCGTTGTTCTGGAGGAAATGTCAGTCGGGAGAGATGCAGGCCATTTCTGTCTCTGATGCTGTTGGGGTTTTCGGGGTCTTCAATCCAGATGCCATCAATGATAATCCGGTAATCAACGACCTCCTCGCTGGGAAGAGGGAGTATGAGAAAGTACACTCCATGTTCGTTTTTCTGGTAGCTATAGATTTGCTGATAGCTGTCTATGGAAAAGGCTGCCCCTACGAAACGCGCCTGTCTATTGGGTTTGCTGGTCAAAATGAGATGATCTCTCCAGACCTCTGGGGGGCCGGCTTCGGTCAGTCCAGTTATCTTGAGATGTAGGTTTATATCGTTGATCTCGAATGCTTGAAGAAGAGTGGAGGAGATCAAAAAGAATAAAAGTATAAGTTTGTTTTTCATCATGCCTTTCATATGCTATGATTTTCGGAGAAACTGATCATGGAGTTTAGAGGGGGCGAAAAAACTTTTGTCCTCAGACGATTCTGCCGAAATATGTTAATAAGAAGTACCTATGCCTACACGGGAAGATATAGACAGTTTTAAACAGCAAGTAAATCTCTGGGGAAACGAAGCGGAAGTGCTTGAATCTATGGGTGAAACCATAGAGGATGTGCAGCCCCCTGAACCCTCACTCGAGGAATCATTGAATCTGGGTGAGCTGGATCAGGATGATATCTCCATGGATGACTTTCTCAGTCAAGTTGGCCTTGATGAGTCACTAGAGGATGAAGGCAGTTCCGGTCTGGATGAATTAATGGATGATCCAGTTCCGACGGGTCAAGCCCCAGAGACAGATGATTTCTCACTTCCCGGAGATTTGAATGATTTCGGTGATTTGGGTTTTGATGAAGCTCCCTTGGAAGAGGATTCAGCTGAAGATTTCAGTTTGGATTCTCTAAATGAAATGATTGACGGCGATGAGCTTTCCGGTCTGGATGATCTTTCTCCGGGTGAGGAGCTTAGCGGTCTGGATGACCTTTCTTCAGGCGATGAACTACCCGGTCTGAATGACCTTTCCCTAGGCGATGAACTACCCGGTCTGGATGACCTTTCCCTAGGCGATGAGCTTCCCGGTCTGGAGGATCTTTCCCCGGCTGATGAGCTTCCGGGATTGGATGATCTAAGTGGTGGTGATGATGACCTGGAAGAACTGGATGAATTAGACGAAGACGATGACTTGGAAGAGCTGGATGACCTGGGCTCTGAAGATGAAGGCTTTGATTTGGATGCACCGGGTGAAGAATTTGATTTGACTTCTCCCGATGAAGATCTCCCAGAACTGAGCAGCTTTGATGACATGTCTCTGGACATGGATGATGAAAACGGTGAGGCTCAATTCTCACTTGGTGATTTTGGTGAAGAATTTAACTTTCAGGAAGGCATCAGTTTTGATGATGATCTGGATGCCTCCCTAGATAGTTTGGATACTTTAGACGACACATTCCTCATGGACGATTCGGATGATCTTGAAATAGAGGAGGAAAACCTCTTTGAAATATCCGAAGAAGATCTTGATTCCGTACAGGAGAGTCTGAGCCGACTTCCTCTTAACCTAAAAGTTTCCATACAGGATGCCCTTGCAGATGCTGATGATCTGACTGGTGTACGGTACAGGAAACTGGTTTCCATGCTCATTAAGGGCAGCGCACCACGTCTGATCAATACCGAATTCTATAATATTACAGGGAAAAAGATCGAGCTTCCCAAGGGGTATCAGAAGCTAACGGGCCGTGAATTTGAGGTCAGAAAATCGGGCTTTTTCTATCAGTTTGCCGAAAAGGGCTGGCCTTTCGTCCGGATGGTAGCCGTTATCCTTGTTATGTTGGGGTTAACGGTCTATCTCAGTTTTAATTTCCTTTATAGACCATTGCAGGCTCTTATTTATTACAATCAGGGAATTGACCTCATAGAACAAGACGAATATGACCAGGGAGTTTCTCTGTTTAACAAGGCATATTTTGGATGGAGTCTGGGGAAACTCACCATAGAAGGGTGGCCTTCTAAGTCCCGTTTTCTGGAATATGCCGATGCCTTCCTGGACAGAAGAGCCTATCCTGATGCGGCTCATATGTACGAAGGTCTTTTGGGAGAATACCCGGATTATATCAAGGGATATCATGAGTACGGACTGTTCCTCACGAATATTACAGGCAAGTATGCCAAAGCGGCAGAAATCCTCTCCTCTGGACTGGGGCGTGACTTGTACAACTATGAT of Oceanispirochaeta crateris contains these proteins:
- a CDS encoding phenylacetate--CoA ligase family protein — translated: MIWNEKAECDNIDDRKVQQLYNLKKLVRHVYESVPFYTKKFDELGVKPDDIQSLADIAKLPFTTKDDMRETYPYGLLAVNEKDIVEIHTSSGTTGTPVLGAYTKDDLAMWSEVMARCLCMAGGTPDDVVQNAYGYGMFTGGLGVHYGSHTLGCNTIPAASGNTKRQLMLMRDFKSTILTCTPSYSLYMAEAAKEMGIDFRDLSLKSGIFGAEPWSDNMRKEIEEKLNLQAYDIYGLTEIVGPGVSNECEAHDGLHINEDHFYPEIINPETGEVLPEGEKGELVFTTITREGTPIIRYRTRDITWLWHDQCSCGRTTVKMHRLLGRTDDMLILRGVNVFPSQIENVLMRIEGTEPHYQIVVDRGESHLDEVELHVEVEPGFFSDETKSLEKIRAKIAQEIKQELGIAVIIKLVEPKSIARSEGKAKRVIDKRTL
- a CDS encoding ACT domain-containing protein, which gives rise to MKVKQISVFLENKNGRLAEVTRILAEKNISLRAMTIADTADFGILRIIVEQPDKCLELLKENNFTARVTEVIGVRLDDKPGALHDVMQVFEDNAVNIEYLYSTLMLMDDKVVIMFKVDDIDHGLDIIKKNGMEAITAF
- a CDS encoding acyl-CoA thioesterase, producing the protein MNTYNMVRSEHLNHHNHLFGGQMLFWVDESAWLTAARDFPGYCLVTRGMDRISFEKAVINGSILRFHVLPAHQGTSSVTYQVDVHADAPGSDGEVLVFSNKVTFVSIDCHGKKVPLPKRDKLRSVAEDFSPSIPEALGTQPASCHDEDES
- a CDS encoding DUF6951 family protein, with protein sequence MIKTEICAGVCGLNTTLRAESGDGQNVILDIQSECPDIRAMADSFKSVDAFTACFGPMIESPVYISASRHCSHAACPVPSGIIKTLEAACQLALPADVAIKIEKE
- the flcA gene encoding periplasmic flagellar collar protein FlcA; the protein is MPTREDIDSFKQQVNLWGNEAEVLESMGETIEDVQPPEPSLEESLNLGELDQDDISMDDFLSQVGLDESLEDEGSSGLDELMDDPVPTGQAPETDDFSLPGDLNDFGDLGFDEAPLEEDSAEDFSLDSLNEMIDGDELSGLDDLSPGEELSGLDDLSSGDELPGLNDLSLGDELPGLDDLSLGDELPGLEDLSPADELPGLDDLSGGDDDLEELDELDEDDDLEELDDLGSEDEGFDLDAPGEEFDLTSPDEDLPELSSFDDMSLDMDDENGEAQFSLGDFGEEFNFQEGISFDDDLDASLDSLDTLDDTFLMDDSDDLEIEEENLFEISEEDLDSVQESLSRLPLNLKVSIQDALADADDLTGVRYRKLVSMLIKGSAPRLINTEFYNITGKKIELPKGYQKLTGREFEVRKSGFFYQFAEKGWPFVRMVAVILVMLGLTVYLSFNFLYRPLQALIYYNQGIDLIEQDEYDQGVSLFNKAYFGWSLGKLTIEGWPSKSRFLEYADAFLDRRAYPDAAHMYEGLLGEYPDYIKGYHEYGLFLTNITGKYAKAAEILSSGLGRDLYNYDLMLALGDNYMLWSEEDPDKLEDARFQYATALSRYDGNDEIMLRMLRYFLRVQDDGNISILSNIYSKKAGIRGDTAFISLTLSDLAGYYIDRNQVSEAKDLLFKAEDIDTTVPDVHYQLARYFRRTYNMDQEKKALQKALFYMDQTQPLNRSRIFKKIGIYRRRGEIGYEEGLYDEAEEEFVAGIRLLEDSQVRGLIGTNPEIGELYADMGNLHYEIYDDLSGALNYFNLAEKNQYHTGDIAYRKGFIYYDQQQYNQAVLEFESALKNLSDTRNARFALANTLVYRQNLFGARNQYMEILRDLKQEESSLPYLAPEDILEHRSLVNHFIQVYNNLAYVDYALSERGSDPAKQSQALLSLTRAADYADRIDRDPDTQVRTRPEDSLVFQNTMAMIKPLPGTDVFMFDEIPRTPDELLSK